From Vigna unguiculata cultivar IT97K-499-35 chromosome 5, ASM411807v1, whole genome shotgun sequence, the proteins below share one genomic window:
- the LOC114186277 gene encoding germin-like protein subfamily 1 member 7, with protein sequence MKGVYFLVAILAFTSSIASAYDPSPLQDFCVALNDTKNAVFVNGKLCKDPKVVKAQDFFRHVEAGNTSNPLGAQVSQVFVDQLPGFNTLGISMARIDFAPKGLNAPHTHPRGTEILIVVEGSLYVGFVSSNQDGNRLFTKVLNKGDVFVFPIGLIHFQLNVGYGNAVAIAALSSQNPGTIIIANALFKSTPSISSQVLTKAFQVDKSIIDYLQKQFWTDNNH encoded by the exons atgaaaggtGTGTATTTCCTTGTGGCCATCTTGGCTTTCACGTCGTCCATTGCCTCTGCCTATGATCCAAGTCCTCTGCAAGATTTTTGTGTAGCTTTGAATGATACCAAGAATGCTG TATTTGTGAACGGAAAACTTTGCAAAGACCCAAAAGTAGTGAAAGCACAAGATTTTTTCAGACACGTGGAAGCTGGTAATACATCGAACCCACTTGGTGCACAAGTGAGTCAAGTGTTTGTGGATCAGCTGCCAGGATTCAACACACTTGGCATATCGATGGCTCGTATAGATTTTGCACCAAAGGGTTTAAACGCTCCCCACACTCACCCTCGCGGCACAGAGATCCTTATTGTTGTTGAGGGAAGTCTTTATGTTGGATTTGTGAGTTCCAATCAAGATGGAAACCGTCTCTTTACCAAAGTCTTGAACAAGGGTGATGTCTTTGTCTTCCCAATTGGTCTCATTCATTTCCAACTGAATGTCGGTTATGGCAATGCAGTTGCCATCGCTGCTCTCAGCAGTCAAAATCCAGGAACTATCATTATTGCCAATGCTTTGTTTAAGTCTACTCCATCTATTTCTTCTCAAGTTCTTACCAAAGCTTTCCAAGTCGACAAGAGCATAATTGATTACCTTCAAAAGCAATTCTGGACCGACAACAACCACTAG